The Deinococcota bacterium region GGCACCGAGCTGTGGGCGGGGCTGCCCTCGGCGGCGTTTCTGCTCGGCTCGGCCCTGGCCGCCTACGGCTGGAGCCTGGCCATGGACGCCTTTGGGCGGCGCCTCGGCCTCGGCTTCGGCCTCCTCGTCGGCGTGGCCGGGGCGGGCACGGCGGGTGCCGCGGTGGTCTTCGCCAGCCTGCCTGGGCTCCTCCTCGGCC contains the following coding sequences:
- a CDS encoding MFS transporter encodes the protein MTTDHAAAARKITLTLFTAQAFGSAGFIAAATIASLVGAGLAGTELWAGLPSAAFLLGSALAAYGWSLAMDAFGRRLGLGFGLLVGVAGAGTAGAAVVFASLPGLLLG